One genomic segment of Natrononativus amylolyticus includes these proteins:
- a CDS encoding amidohydrolase yields the protein MNEPIRDRLVSLRRSLHRHPEPAWREFYTTARVVEELRTIDVDELAVGPDAYDPADRMAVPDGELEPWLERARERGADPDLLERMAGGNTGAVAVLERGEGPAIGLRVDIDGLFVEESTDDDHVPAAEGFRSDIDGTMHACGHDVHMAWGLAALETIAESGERSDGSRSSSERSSDGDFSGRLVVFFQPAEESGGGGCPMARSEFAADLDYLLAVHVGLDHPTGEVVAGIEKPLAMAHLDVTIEGNSAHAGQSPERGDNAMHAMGAAIESIYGIPRHSGGMTRVNVGRAKAGTTSNVIAERARMEAEVRGETTALMEYMKRRLERAVEGAASIHGCRADVEVVSESPRADSDPELQALVSEVASEVDGIERVLPAADFGASEDATYLMERVQEEGGLATYLIVGTDHPTSHHTPTFDVDERSLDHGVAVLVETIRELERRHPVPQVEDDE from the coding sequence ATGAACGAGCCGATACGGGACCGCCTCGTCTCCCTCAGACGGAGCCTCCACCGCCACCCCGAACCCGCGTGGCGCGAATTCTACACGACCGCCCGGGTCGTCGAGGAGCTTCGGACCATCGACGTCGACGAACTCGCCGTCGGACCCGACGCCTACGACCCCGCCGACCGGATGGCCGTTCCCGACGGGGAACTCGAGCCCTGGCTCGAGCGCGCCCGCGAGCGCGGCGCCGATCCGGACCTCCTCGAGCGGATGGCCGGCGGTAACACGGGCGCGGTCGCCGTCCTCGAGCGCGGCGAGGGTCCCGCGATCGGGCTGCGCGTCGACATCGACGGGCTGTTCGTCGAGGAGTCGACCGACGACGACCACGTCCCCGCCGCGGAGGGCTTTCGCTCCGATATCGACGGGACGATGCACGCCTGCGGCCACGACGTCCACATGGCCTGGGGGCTGGCAGCGCTCGAGACGATCGCCGAGAGCGGTGAGCGATCCGACGGATCGCGATCCTCGTCGGAACGGAGTTCCGACGGTGACTTTTCCGGGCGATTGGTCGTCTTCTTCCAGCCGGCCGAGGAGAGCGGCGGCGGCGGCTGCCCGATGGCGAGAAGCGAGTTCGCCGCGGATCTCGACTACCTGCTCGCGGTTCACGTCGGCCTCGACCACCCCACCGGCGAGGTCGTCGCCGGAATCGAGAAGCCGCTGGCGATGGCCCACCTCGACGTCACGATCGAGGGAAACTCCGCCCACGCCGGACAGTCCCCGGAGCGGGGCGACAACGCGATGCACGCCATGGGTGCGGCGATCGAGAGCATATACGGTATTCCCCGCCACAGCGGGGGGATGACCCGGGTGAACGTCGGCCGGGCGAAGGCGGGAACGACGAGCAACGTGATCGCCGAACGCGCTCGCATGGAGGCGGAGGTCCGCGGGGAGACGACGGCGCTGATGGAGTACATGAAGAGACGTCTCGAGCGGGCAGTGGAGGGCGCGGCGTCGATCCACGGCTGTCGGGCCGACGTCGAGGTCGTCAGCGAGTCGCCGCGAGCCGACAGCGACCCCGAACTGCAGGCGCTGGTCAGCGAGGTGGCGAGCGAGGTCGACGGGATCGAGCGGGTGCTCCCGGCGGCGGACTTCGGGGCGAGCGAGGACGCGACGTACCTGATGGAACGGGTGCAGGAGGAAGGCGGGCTCGCGACGTACCTGATCGTGGGCACCGACCACCCGACGAGCCATCACACGCCCACGTTCGACGTCGATGAGCGCAGTCTGGACCACGGCGTGGCCGTCCTCGTCGAGACGATCCGGGAACTCGAGCGCCGTCACCCGGTACCGCAGGTAGAGGACGACGAATGA
- a CDS encoding NAD(P)-dependent oxidoreductase, with the protein MSTQPDVVVLREGTEGLSMESYADALRERLPEHTVALARTPRDERELVPQARLVTGITIEEALLEEADRLELFACTFAGTDHVPMDALADRGVAVTNAGGIHAPGIAEQSIANMLVFARNLHEGWRRKRNGEWRHFQSFEFTDSTVTVVGLGSIGQEIVNRLEGFDVETIGIRYTPEKGGPTDEVLSFEADDVHEAFSRSDYVVLACPLNDLTRGLVDADALATLPPNAVVVNAARGGIVDTDALVSALQFNGIRGAALDVTDPEPLPGDHPLWDLENCLITPHTGGHTPKHWDRLAGIVARNVRALEEGGDLENAVYRPNSS; encoded by the coding sequence ATGAGCACTCAGCCAGACGTCGTCGTCCTCCGCGAGGGGACGGAAGGGTTATCGATGGAATCGTACGCAGACGCGCTCCGCGAGCGGCTGCCGGAGCACACCGTCGCGCTCGCGCGAACGCCCAGAGACGAGCGCGAACTCGTCCCGCAGGCGCGCCTCGTCACCGGCATCACGATCGAGGAGGCGCTCCTCGAGGAGGCGGATCGCCTCGAGCTGTTCGCCTGTACGTTCGCGGGCACCGACCACGTCCCGATGGACGCGCTGGCCGACCGCGGCGTGGCCGTGACGAACGCGGGCGGCATCCACGCCCCCGGCATCGCCGAGCAGTCGATCGCGAACATGCTCGTCTTCGCGCGGAACCTCCACGAGGGGTGGCGCCGCAAGCGAAACGGCGAGTGGCGCCACTTCCAGTCGTTCGAGTTCACCGACAGCACGGTCACGGTCGTCGGGCTCGGCTCGATCGGCCAGGAGATCGTGAACCGACTCGAAGGATTCGACGTCGAGACGATCGGCATCCGCTACACGCCCGAGAAGGGGGGCCCGACGGACGAGGTCCTGAGTTTCGAGGCAGACGACGTCCACGAGGCCTTTTCGCGCAGCGATTACGTCGTCCTCGCCTGCCCGCTGAACGACCTCACCCGCGGGCTCGTCGACGCGGACGCGCTGGCGACGCTACCCCCGAACGCCGTGGTCGTCAACGCCGCCCGCGGCGGGATCGTCGACACCGACGCGCTCGTCTCCGCGCTCCAGTTCAACGGGATCCGGGGGGCCGCCCTCGACGTCACCGATCCCGAGCCCCTCCCAGGGGATCACCCGCTGTGGGACTTAGAGAACTGCCTCATCACGCCCCACACCGGCGGGCACACGCCCAAACACTGGGATCGGCTGGCCGGCATCGTCGCCCGCAACGTCCGCGCCCTCGAGGAGGGAGGCGACCTCGAGAACGCGGTCTACCGGCCGAACTCGAGCTGA
- a CDS encoding FAD-binding and (Fe-S)-binding domain-containing protein — MAGDHSRSPAAGPDRGSTTDHSDQTASPDETRLGPPADPRAGDPAADPRADYDYVGGDRERPALVSELESRVAGEVRFDEYTRSLYATDASAYEVTPIGVVCPRSTADVAQVVSYCAEEGIPVLPRGGGTSLAGQAVNEAVVLDFTPHMNGLLSVDPESRRATVQAGAVLADLNDELSPHGLKFAPDPAAGNRSTVGGAIGNNSTGAHSLQYGKTDAYVEECEVVLADGSVERFGELTVAELRERADPEGELLERIYDALRRVIDEEADSIREVFPQLKRNVSGYNLDRLVAEAYGDPDAFDERAGGALEVEGVEPDPGATVNLARAFAGSEGTLGVITEATVGLEPVPETTAVALLTYRDLRAAMADVDTIVRGHDPAAIEAIDDVLIDLAERTEEFAPVAERLPAGTESALLVEFYAEDAADGRERVAALLADRLPDEAVPAPDSAVPVGDTAEPVRAFDALEAHAPDERAELWKLRKSAAPILLSRTSDAKHISFIEDTAVPTEHLADYVTDFQAMLEEHDTFASFYAHAGPGCMHMRPLVDTKSEAGLAEFEAISDAVTDLVVEYGGSVSGEHGDGRARTQWNRKLYGEDVWALFRELKTAFDPDWLLNPGTVCGDHDMTEHLRFDPDYEFEAGLEPALEWENENGFQGMVELCHGCAGCRGAQETTGGVMCPTFRAAEEESLSTRGRANMLRRAMSGDLEADATDTEFMAEVMDLCIGCKGCARDCPSEVDMAKLKAEVEHAHHQEYGSSLRDRVFANVDRLNAVGSALAPVSNWAASLPGSGLVAEKALGIARERDLPSFAGESFEDWFDRRGSRIPLDEATRRVLLVPDTYTNYNHPRAGKATVQVLENAGVHVRIPEGVTATGRPAHSKGFLDVSRERARTNVDALAPYVENGWEVVVVEPSDAVMLQSDYLDLLSGPDVEAVATSTYGIMEYLDRFDLVDRLPLSPPGERLTYHGHCHQKATKKDGHAARVLEATGYEVDALDSGCCGMAGSFGYEAEHYSLSRAIGDVLVDQVEASDGETVVAPGASCRSQLASYEGREEPPHPIEKVSGALGR, encoded by the coding sequence ATGGCGGGCGATCACTCGCGTTCTCCGGCTGCCGGCCCGGACCGCGGTTCGACGACCGACCACAGCGACCAGACCGCGAGCCCCGACGAGACACGGCTGGGACCGCCGGCGGACCCGCGTGCGGGCGACCCCGCGGCGGATCCGCGGGCAGACTACGACTACGTCGGCGGCGACCGCGAGCGGCCGGCCCTCGTTTCGGAACTCGAGTCCCGCGTCGCGGGCGAGGTCCGCTTCGACGAGTACACCCGGAGCCTGTACGCGACCGACGCCAGCGCCTACGAGGTGACGCCGATCGGCGTCGTCTGCCCGCGCTCGACGGCCGACGTCGCGCAGGTCGTTTCCTACTGCGCCGAGGAGGGGATTCCGGTCCTCCCGCGCGGCGGCGGCACCAGCCTCGCGGGCCAGGCGGTCAACGAGGCCGTCGTCCTCGACTTCACGCCCCACATGAACGGCCTGCTGTCGGTCGACCCCGAGAGCCGACGGGCGACGGTCCAGGCGGGAGCGGTGCTCGCCGACCTCAACGACGAGCTCTCGCCCCACGGGCTGAAGTTCGCCCCCGACCCCGCCGCCGGCAACCGCAGCACGGTCGGCGGCGCGATCGGGAACAACTCGACGGGAGCACACTCCCTGCAGTACGGCAAGACGGACGCCTACGTCGAGGAGTGCGAGGTGGTCCTCGCCGACGGCTCCGTCGAGCGCTTCGGCGAGTTGACCGTCGCGGAGTTGCGCGAGCGGGCCGACCCGGAGGGCGAGTTGCTCGAGCGGATCTACGACGCCCTCCGGCGAGTGATCGACGAGGAGGCGGACTCGATCCGCGAGGTGTTCCCGCAGCTGAAGCGCAACGTCTCGGGGTACAACCTCGACCGACTGGTCGCCGAAGCCTACGGCGATCCGGACGCGTTCGACGAGCGCGCCGGTGGCGCCCTCGAGGTCGAGGGCGTCGAACCCGACCCCGGCGCGACGGTCAACCTCGCCCGCGCCTTCGCCGGCAGCGAGGGCACCCTGGGCGTGATCACCGAGGCGACGGTGGGCCTCGAGCCGGTGCCCGAGACGACGGCCGTCGCGCTGCTGACCTACCGCGATCTGCGGGCGGCGATGGCCGACGTCGACACCATCGTTCGCGGCCACGATCCGGCGGCCATCGAAGCCATCGACGACGTGCTGATCGACCTCGCCGAGCGGACCGAGGAGTTCGCCCCGGTCGCCGAACGGCTCCCGGCGGGAACCGAGTCGGCGCTGCTGGTCGAGTTCTACGCCGAGGATGCGGCGGACGGCCGTGAGCGGGTCGCGGCGCTGCTGGCCGATCGGTTGCCCGACGAGGCGGTGCCGGCGCCGGACAGCGCCGTCCCGGTGGGGGACACAGCGGAGCCCGTCCGCGCCTTCGACGCCCTCGAGGCCCACGCTCCCGACGAGCGGGCCGAACTCTGGAAGCTCAGGAAGAGCGCGGCGCCGATCCTCCTCTCGCGGACCTCGGACGCGAAACACATCTCGTTCATCGAGGATACGGCGGTGCCGACGGAACACCTCGCGGACTACGTGACGGACTTCCAGGCGATGCTCGAGGAACACGACACCTTCGCGAGCTTCTACGCCCACGCGGGACCGGGCTGCATGCACATGCGGCCGCTGGTCGACACGAAAAGCGAGGCCGGACTCGCGGAGTTCGAGGCGATCTCGGACGCGGTGACGGACCTCGTCGTCGAGTACGGCGGCTCGGTGTCGGGCGAACACGGCGACGGCCGCGCCCGCACCCAGTGGAACCGCAAGCTCTACGGCGAGGACGTCTGGGCGCTGTTCCGGGAGCTGAAGACCGCCTTCGACCCCGACTGGCTGTTGAACCCCGGCACCGTCTGTGGCGACCACGACATGACCGAGCACCTGCGGTTCGATCCCGACTACGAGTTCGAGGCGGGGCTCGAGCCCGCCCTCGAGTGGGAGAACGAGAACGGCTTCCAGGGGATGGTCGAGCTCTGTCACGGCTGTGCGGGCTGTCGGGGCGCCCAGGAGACCACCGGCGGCGTGATGTGTCCGACGTTCCGCGCCGCCGAGGAGGAGAGCCTGAGCACCCGCGGGCGGGCGAACATGCTCCGCCGGGCGATGAGCGGCGACCTCGAGGCCGACGCGACGGATACGGAGTTCATGGCCGAAGTGATGGACCTCTGTATCGGCTGTAAGGGCTGTGCGCGGGACTGTCCCAGCGAGGTCGACATGGCGAAACTCAAAGCGGAAGTCGAGCACGCCCACCACCAGGAGTACGGCTCGAGCCTCCGCGACCGCGTGTTCGCGAACGTCGACCGGCTGAACGCCGTCGGCTCCGCGCTCGCGCCGGTGTCGAACTGGGCGGCCTCCCTTCCGGGGTCCGGACTCGTCGCCGAGAAGGCGCTCGGCATCGCCCGCGAGCGCGACCTCCCGTCGTTCGCGGGCGAGAGCTTCGAGGACTGGTTCGACCGCCGTGGCTCGAGAATTCCGCTCGACGAGGCTACTCGACGGGTTCTGCTCGTCCCCGACACCTACACCAACTACAACCACCCCAGGGCGGGGAAGGCGACGGTGCAGGTGCTCGAGAACGCGGGCGTCCACGTCCGAATCCCGGAGGGGGTCACCGCGACGGGCCGGCCGGCGCACTCGAAGGGCTTTCTCGACGTCTCCCGCGAGCGCGCCCGGACGAACGTCGACGCCCTCGCGCCGTACGTCGAGAACGGCTGGGAGGTCGTGGTGGTCGAACCCTCCGACGCGGTGATGCTCCAGTCCGATTACCTGGATCTGCTGTCGGGGCCGGACGTCGAAGCCGTCGCGACGAGCACCTACGGGATCATGGAGTACCTCGATCGGTTCGATCTCGTCGATCGCCTCCCGCTGTCGCCGCCCGGCGAGCGCCTGACTTACCACGGCCACTGCCACCAGAAGGCGACGAAGAAAGACGGCCACGCCGCGCGAGTGCTCGAGGCGACGGGTTACGAGGTCGACGCGCTCGACTCGGGCTGTTGCGGGATGGCCGGCAGCTTCGGCTACGAGGCCGAGCACTACTCGCTGAGCCGGGCGATCGGCGACGTCCTCGTCGATCAGGTCGAGGCGAGCGACGGCGAGACGGTCGTCGCGCCGGGGGCGTCGTGTCGCTCACAGCTCGCGTCCTACGAGGGACGCGAGGAGCCGCCGCACCCGATCGAGAAGGTTTCGGGCGCGCTCGGCCGGTGA
- the gdhB gene encoding glutamate dehydrogenase GdhB, whose product MSMESTQEAEPDSPEIDSALVTARRQLERAAAHVDVDEGVIERLKHPTRVEQVSVPLERDDGSVDVFTGYRAQHDDVRGPYKGGLRYHPEVNTEECIGLSMWMTWKCAVMDLPFGGGKGGIAVNPKELSEGETERLTRRFAEELRAVVGPTKDVPAPDMGTDAQTMAWFMDAYSMQQGETTPGVVTGKPPVIGGSYGRQEAPGRSVAIVTREAIDHYDIGLESATVAVQGFGSVGANAARLLDEWGASVVAVSDVNGAIYDPDGLDIESIPTHEEEPEAVLEQDAPETLTNEEILELDVDVLVPAAVGNVISAENAGDVAADIVVEGANGPTTFAADSILEERGVPVIPDILANAGGVTVSYFEWLQDINRRQWSLDRVQEELEEHMLDAWDDVRGEVEAKELTWRDAAYVVALSRIAEAKAMRGLWP is encoded by the coding sequence ATGAGTATGGAATCTACCCAGGAAGCCGAACCCGACTCGCCCGAGATCGACTCGGCGCTCGTGACCGCCCGGCGCCAGCTCGAGCGCGCCGCCGCCCACGTCGACGTCGACGAGGGCGTGATCGAGCGGCTGAAACACCCGACCCGCGTCGAGCAGGTCTCGGTCCCGCTCGAGCGCGACGACGGCTCCGTCGACGTCTTCACGGGCTACCGCGCCCAGCACGACGACGTCCGCGGTCCCTACAAGGGCGGGCTGCGCTATCACCCCGAAGTGAACACGGAGGAGTGCATCGGGCTCTCGATGTGGATGACCTGGAAGTGCGCCGTGATGGACCTCCCCTTCGGCGGGGGGAAGGGTGGCATCGCCGTCAACCCGAAGGAGCTGAGCGAGGGCGAGACCGAGCGGCTCACCCGCCGGTTCGCCGAGGAGCTGCGCGCCGTCGTCGGCCCGACGAAGGACGTTCCCGCCCCGGACATGGGGACCGACGCCCAGACGATGGCCTGGTTCATGGACGCCTACTCGATGCAACAGGGCGAGACGACCCCCGGCGTCGTCACCGGCAAGCCGCCGGTCATCGGCGGCTCCTACGGTCGCCAGGAGGCCCCCGGCCGCAGCGTCGCGATCGTCACCCGCGAGGCGATCGACCACTACGATATCGGCCTCGAGAGCGCCACCGTCGCGGTGCAGGGCTTCGGCAGCGTCGGCGCCAACGCCGCCCGACTGCTCGACGAGTGGGGGGCGAGCGTCGTCGCCGTTAGCGACGTCAACGGCGCGATCTACGACCCCGACGGCCTCGACATCGAGTCGATTCCGACGCACGAGGAAGAGCCCGAGGCGGTCCTAGAGCAGGACGCCCCGGAGACGCTTACCAACGAGGAGATCCTCGAACTCGACGTCGACGTGCTCGTCCCCGCCGCGGTCGGCAACGTCATCTCCGCCGAGAACGCGGGCGACGTCGCCGCCGACATCGTCGTCGAGGGCGCCAACGGCCCGACGACGTTCGCCGCCGACAGCATCCTCGAGGAACGGGGCGTGCCGGTGATCCCGGACATCCTCGCGAACGCGGGCGGGGTGACGGTGAGCTACTTCGAGTGGCTCCAGGACATCAACCGCCGCCAGTGGAGCTTGGATCGGGTTCAGGAGGAACTCGAGGAACACATGCTCGACGCCTGGGACGACGTTCGCGGCGAGGTCGAGGCGAAGGAGCTGACCTGGCGCGACGCCGCCTACGTGGTGGCGCTCTCCCGGATCGCCGAGGCGAAGGCGATGCGCGGGCTCTGGCCGTAG
- a CDS encoding M24 family metallopeptidase: MPGDVFSDGEYRRRIERTKERMAEADLDAIVVSDPANMNYLAGYDGWSFYVHQALVLTREREEPIWVGREMDAGGARATTWLAEENIRSYSDDHVHSPHDLHPMDYLAGVLEECDVADGRIGLEMDAAYFTAKSYTRLQQNLPEAEFEDTTLLVGWVRIEKSEQELEYMRQAAQISENAMQAGIDAIGEGVPEYEVAAEIYDALIRGTDEFGGDYPSIVPLMPSGDHTDTPHLTWTDREFEEGDPVIIELSGCRHRYHSPLARTTFVGDPPAELAEAADIVVEGIEAALETAEPGVTCEAVEEAWRETIAQYGIEKEDRIGYSMGLGYPPDWGEHTASIRPGDETVLEENMTFHMIPGIWTEAIGMEISETFVVTADGVETLAAFPRRLFTA, translated from the coding sequence ATGCCAGGCGACGTGTTCAGCGACGGCGAGTACCGACGGCGCATCGAGCGGACGAAAGAGCGGATGGCGGAGGCCGACCTCGACGCGATCGTCGTCTCCGATCCGGCGAACATGAACTACCTCGCGGGGTACGACGGCTGGTCGTTCTACGTCCACCAGGCGCTCGTGCTCACGCGAGAGCGCGAGGAACCGATCTGGGTCGGCCGCGAGATGGACGCCGGCGGCGCGCGGGCGACGACCTGGCTCGCCGAGGAGAACATCCGCTCCTACAGCGACGATCACGTCCACTCGCCGCACGACCTGCACCCGATGGACTACCTCGCGGGCGTGCTCGAGGAGTGCGACGTCGCCGACGGCCGGATCGGCCTCGAGATGGACGCCGCCTACTTCACCGCGAAGTCGTACACGCGCCTGCAACAGAACCTCCCCGAGGCCGAGTTCGAGGACACGACGCTGCTCGTCGGCTGGGTCCGCATCGAGAAGTCCGAGCAGGAACTCGAGTACATGCGCCAGGCCGCCCAGATTTCGGAGAACGCGATGCAGGCGGGGATCGACGCGATCGGCGAGGGTGTCCCCGAGTACGAGGTCGCGGCGGAGATCTACGACGCCCTCATCCGGGGGACCGACGAGTTCGGCGGCGACTACCCCTCGATCGTCCCGCTGATGCCCTCGGGCGATCACACCGACACGCCACACCTCACCTGGACCGACCGCGAGTTCGAAGAGGGCGACCCCGTGATCATCGAACTCTCGGGCTGTCGCCACCGGTACCACTCCCCGCTGGCCCGGACGACGTTCGTCGGCGACCCGCCCGCGGAGCTCGCGGAGGCCGCCGACATCGTCGTCGAGGGGATCGAAGCGGCCCTCGAGACGGCCGAACCGGGCGTCACCTGCGAGGCCGTCGAGGAGGCCTGGCGCGAGACCATCGCGCAGTACGGTATCGAGAAGGAGGATCGGATCGGCTACTCGATGGGACTGGGCTACCCGCCGGACTGGGGCGAGCACACCGCGAGCATCCGGCCGGGCGACGAGACGGTGCTCGAGGAGAACATGACGTTCCACATGATCCCCGGCATCTGGACGGAGGCGATCGGCATGGAGATCAGCGAGACGTTCGTCGTCACCGCGGACGGAGTCGAAACACTTGCGGCGTTCCCGCGACGACTGTTCACCGCTTGA
- a CDS encoding CDP-2,3-bis-(O-geranylgeranyl)-sn-glycerol synthase, whose amino-acid sequence MAVLETVVIAFWAMLPAYVPNNAAVLAGGGRPIDGGRTWSGSRILGDGKSWRGTFAGILAGLLLAGALTLVADDVSAAIGFEVPAFTPLAAVGLAAGAMLGDILASFVKRRTGRERGAMFPGVDQLDFVVVSLPLTALLATEWFFEWFTWGVILVVVVLTPILHVTTNVIAYKLGLKNEPW is encoded by the coding sequence ATGGCAGTACTCGAGACGGTCGTTATCGCGTTCTGGGCGATGTTGCCCGCCTACGTGCCGAACAACGCGGCGGTGCTCGCCGGCGGCGGCCGGCCGATCGACGGGGGGCGAACCTGGAGCGGGTCGCGAATCCTCGGCGACGGCAAGAGCTGGCGGGGGACGTTCGCGGGTATCCTCGCCGGACTGCTCCTCGCCGGCGCGCTGACGCTCGTCGCCGACGACGTGAGCGCCGCGATCGGGTTCGAGGTGCCGGCGTTCACCCCGCTCGCGGCGGTCGGTCTCGCCGCCGGAGCGATGCTCGGCGACATCCTCGCCTCGTTCGTCAAGCGCCGCACGGGCCGCGAGCGCGGCGCGATGTTCCCAGGCGTCGACCAGCTCGACTTCGTCGTCGTCTCGCTCCCGCTCACCGCGTTGCTCGCCACCGAGTGGTTCTTCGAGTGGTTCACCTGGGGCGTCATCCTCGTCGTCGTCGTGCTCACGCCGATCCTGCACGTGACGACGAACGTGATCGCCTACAAACTCGGGCTGAAGAACGAGCCCTGGTAG
- a CDS encoding PQQ-binding-like beta-propeller repeat protein — MYAPSRRSLLATGGAVFSASLAGCLESEVASLETTAPEPGSWPLTHYDAGNSSYNEHADPPEGEPDVRWRIETDQAFTGVLVADGTVVGYGDGGLHAVDLEDGDSRWNRDGEIGTAGIADGTVYAAGVADDEDDEESEFAAFELADGETVWTASSDPQRWFGSLLVAEEVVITAGAMAAPGYDTRTAARDRTDGEIVWTLESGIVAGLSDSMLYTRAPGEFSRFDMADTTFPWSETDPEPVWQVDMRESQATHPPAITHRGLFAGRVTSGPLYGRAAAARYELSSGQMWWSTEPRGTRASTPALVGGAGYVAQTDTGSDRGYITEIDVDDGGEQWHVEIDGWVTKTLVAGDVVLAFGQTERDGDGLLFAFDREGSDLWTLEFDSPPGWRGVAAVEETIIVATEGGELLALEAP; from the coding sequence ATGTACGCGCCCTCCAGGCGATCGCTCCTCGCAACCGGCGGGGCGGTGTTCTCCGCGTCGCTCGCCGGCTGCCTCGAGTCCGAGGTGGCCTCCCTCGAAACTACCGCGCCCGAACCCGGTTCGTGGCCGCTCACCCACTACGACGCGGGAAATTCGAGCTACAACGAACACGCCGACCCGCCGGAGGGGGAACCCGACGTGCGCTGGCGCATCGAGACGGACCAGGCGTTCACCGGCGTTCTCGTCGCGGACGGAACGGTCGTCGGCTACGGCGACGGCGGGCTTCACGCCGTGGATCTCGAGGACGGCGACTCGAGGTGGAACCGAGACGGCGAGATCGGTACCGCAGGGATCGCGGACGGAACGGTCTACGCCGCCGGCGTCGCCGACGACGAAGACGACGAGGAAAGCGAGTTCGCCGCGTTCGAGCTCGCGGACGGCGAGACCGTCTGGACCGCGAGCAGCGATCCGCAGCGCTGGTTCGGCAGCCTCCTGGTCGCAGAGGAGGTCGTGATCACCGCCGGCGCAATGGCCGCCCCCGGCTACGACACGAGGACCGCCGCCCGCGACCGAACGGACGGGGAGATCGTCTGGACGCTCGAGTCGGGCATAGTCGCCGGTCTCTCCGACTCGATGCTGTACACCAGAGCGCCCGGCGAGTTCTCGAGGTTCGATATGGCCGATACCACGTTCCCCTGGTCGGAGACGGATCCCGAACCGGTCTGGCAGGTCGACATGCGCGAATCGCAAGCGACCCATCCGCCGGCGATCACCCACAGGGGGCTGTTCGCCGGTCGGGTGACCTCGGGGCCGCTCTACGGACGCGCCGCCGCCGCCCGGTACGAGCTCTCGAGCGGCCAGATGTGGTGGTCGACCGAACCGCGAGGAACCCGGGCGTCGACGCCGGCGCTCGTGGGCGGGGCGGGGTACGTCGCTCAGACCGATACCGGCTCAGACCGGGGCTACATTACCGAGATCGACGTCGACGACGGCGGCGAACAGTGGCACGTCGAGATCGACGGATGGGTGACCAAAACGCTCGTCGCCGGAGACGTGGTGCTCGCGTTCGGACAGACGGAACGAGACGGCGACGGACTGCTGTTCGCCTTCGATCGCGAGGGATCGGACCTCTGGACCCTCGAGTTCGATTCGCCGCCCGGTTGGCGAGGGGTCGCCGCCGTCGAGGAGACGATCATCGTCGCGACGGAAGGCGGCGAGCTGCTCGCACTCGAGGCCCCGTAG
- the pyrE gene encoding orotate phosphoribosyltransferase, protein MANQELIDALRAADAVQFGEFDLSHGGTSEYYVDKYLFETDPRCLELIAEAFAERLEPGAKIAGVALGAVPLAAATSVAAGVPYVIARKQRKEYGTGNLVEGRLEDGEEVVVLEDIVTTGTSLVEAVESLREAGATVERTLVVVDREEGGRETVEAAGLEMESLVTASDLLADRD, encoded by the coding sequence ATGGCGAACCAGGAGCTCATCGACGCGCTGCGGGCCGCAGACGCCGTCCAGTTCGGCGAGTTCGACCTCTCCCACGGCGGGACGAGCGAGTACTACGTCGACAAGTACCTCTTCGAGACCGACCCCCGCTGTCTCGAGCTGATCGCCGAGGCGTTCGCCGAGCGCCTCGAGCCGGGGGCGAAGATCGCAGGCGTCGCCCTCGGGGCCGTCCCGCTGGCGGCGGCGACCAGCGTCGCCGCGGGCGTCCCCTACGTGATCGCGCGCAAGCAGCGAAAGGAGTACGGTACCGGGAATCTCGTCGAGGGACGACTCGAGGACGGCGAGGAGGTCGTGGTGCTCGAGGACATCGTCACTACCGGGACGAGCCTCGTGGAAGCGGTCGAGTCGCTGCGCGAGGCGGGCGCGACCGTCGAGCGAACGCTCGTCGTCGTCGACCGCGAGGAAGGCGGCCGCGAGACCGTCGAGGCGGCGGGCCTCGAGATGGAGTCGCTGGTGACTGCCAGCGACCTGCTCGCGGATCGGGACTGA